A window from Shumkonia mesophila encodes these proteins:
- a CDS encoding TRAP transporter large permease — protein MGEREIIGIAGIVVLFTLLMLRIPVGVSMVVVGIGGNYALSLAVPFLRFEPYLRQFKTLLWNTVANYDLSVVPLFVLMGYLASHANLSRDLFQGVNALVGRFRGGVAIAAIGACAGFGAVCGSSLATASTMGRVALPELKRMNYDPRLATGTLAAGGTLGILIPPSVALVIYAIIVEGSIIQMFQAAVIPGLIAVFSFITVIALIARLKPGAAPASPPMDATTRRLALLRLAPVVVIFGGIILGLGIGLFTPTPAAAIGVFVILAYGLLLRLHGEGLSGEGIRRSGLETAVTAGMIYFILFGAEVVKGFFTRAGLPAALADWAGASSFDPWLVLVIMLAILIVLGCFMESLAMILVVVPFFWPVLVHINGGEEVTAAMAAYGMDSADLKIWFGILALIVVELGLITPPVGLNVFIISSLAQDVAMRDVFRGVMPFFCSEIVRVAVIVAVPGLSLYLPHLLGG, from the coding sequence ATGGGTGAGCGCGAAATCATCGGCATCGCCGGCATCGTGGTGCTGTTCACGCTCCTGATGCTGCGCATCCCGGTCGGCGTCAGCATGGTGGTGGTCGGCATCGGTGGCAACTATGCGCTTAGCCTCGCCGTACCGTTCCTGCGCTTCGAGCCGTACCTGCGGCAGTTCAAGACGCTGCTGTGGAACACGGTGGCCAACTACGACCTCTCGGTGGTGCCGCTGTTCGTGCTGATGGGCTATCTGGCCTCGCACGCCAACCTCAGCCGCGACCTCTTCCAGGGGGTCAACGCCCTGGTCGGGCGATTCCGGGGTGGGGTCGCCATCGCCGCCATCGGCGCCTGCGCCGGCTTCGGGGCGGTGTGCGGCTCCTCTCTGGCCACTGCCTCGACCATGGGCCGCGTCGCCCTGCCCGAACTCAAGCGCATGAACTACGACCCCCGGCTGGCCACCGGCACGCTGGCGGCCGGCGGCACGCTGGGCATCCTCATTCCCCCCTCGGTGGCGCTGGTGATCTACGCCATCATCGTCGAGGGCTCGATCATCCAGATGTTTCAGGCCGCCGTCATCCCCGGCCTCATCGCCGTCTTCTCGTTCATCACCGTCATCGCCCTCATCGCCCGCCTGAAGCCCGGGGCGGCGCCGGCATCGCCGCCCATGGACGCCACCACCCGCCGCTTGGCCCTGCTGCGTCTGGCCCCGGTGGTGGTGATCTTCGGGGGCATCATCCTGGGCCTCGGCATCGGCCTCTTCACGCCGACGCCGGCCGCCGCCATCGGCGTCTTCGTCATCCTCGCCTACGGCCTGCTGCTCCGGCTGCACGGCGAGGGGCTCTCGGGCGAGGGCATCCGCCGCTCGGGCCTCGAAACCGCCGTCACCGCCGGCATGATCTATTTCATCCTGTTCGGCGCCGAGGTGGTGAAGGGCTTCTTCACGCGGGCCGGCCTGCCGGCGGCGCTGGCCGATTGGGCGGGGGCCAGCAGCTTCGATCCGTGGCTGGTGCTCGTCATCATGCTGGCGATTTTGATCGTGCTGGGCTGCTTCATGGAAAGCTTGGCCATGATCCTGGTCGTGGTGCCGTTCTTCTGGCCGGTACTGGTGCACATCAACGGCGGCGAGGAGGTGACGGCGGCGATGGCCGCCTATGGCATGGATAGCGCCGACCTCAAGATCTGGTTCGGCATCCTGGCCCTCATCGTGGTGGAACTGGGCCTCATCACGCCGCCGGTCGGCCTCAACGTCTTCATCATCAGCTCGCTCGCCCAGGACGTCGCCATGCGCGACGTCTTCAGGGGCGTCATGCCGTTCTTCTGCTCGGAAATCGTGCGCGTCGCCGTGATCGTGGCGGTCCCCGGGCTGAGCCTCTATTTGCCCCATCTGCTGGGAGGGTAG
- the pobA gene encoding 4-hydroxybenzoate 3-monooxygenase yields MKTQVAIIGAGPSGLLLSQLLHRRGIASVVLEKRSRAHVMGRIRAGVLEQGMVDLLREAGVAARLEREALIHEGIDIAFAGRRRRIDLAGLTGGAHVTIYGQTEVTKDLFEARDAMEGIVIDEAEAVTPQGVDTAAPFVTFTKDGRTHCVECDFVAGCDGYHGVSRTVIPPAMLKVFERVYPLGWLGLLSETPPIADELIYVSHERGFALCSLRSPTRSRYYLQCRTDEDVTQWPDDRFWAELKRRLPEDVAGHLVMGPAIEKSVAPLRSVVAEPLRHGRLFLAGDAAHIVPPTGAKGLNLAASDIHYLSQGLIAYYQNGDEAGLTGYSQRALRRIWKAERFSWWMTNLLHTFPDDDGFTRGIRRAELDYLVNSKAAMTVLAENYVGLPYE; encoded by the coding sequence ATGAAAACCCAGGTCGCCATCATCGGCGCCGGACCGTCCGGGCTCCTGCTTTCCCAGCTTCTTCATCGCCGGGGGATTGCCAGCGTGGTCCTGGAAAAGCGCAGCCGGGCCCACGTCATGGGCCGCATCCGTGCCGGCGTGCTCGAACAGGGCATGGTCGACCTGCTCCGCGAAGCCGGGGTGGCGGCGAGGCTGGAGCGCGAGGCCCTGATCCACGAGGGCATCGACATCGCCTTCGCCGGCCGCCGCCGCCGCATCGATCTCGCCGGCCTCACCGGCGGGGCGCACGTCACCATCTACGGCCAGACCGAGGTCACCAAGGACCTGTTCGAGGCCCGCGACGCCATGGAGGGCATCGTCATCGACGAGGCCGAGGCGGTGACGCCCCAGGGCGTCGACACGGCGGCGCCCTTCGTCACCTTCACGAAGGATGGCCGCACCCACTGCGTGGAGTGCGATTTTGTGGCCGGCTGCGACGGCTACCACGGGGTCAGCCGCACCGTCATCCCGCCCGCCATGCTCAAGGTCTTCGAGCGGGTCTATCCGCTGGGCTGGCTGGGCCTGCTGTCCGAGACGCCGCCGATAGCGGACGAGCTTATCTACGTCAGCCACGAGCGCGGCTTTGCGCTCTGTTCCCTGCGCTCGCCGACCCGCAGCCGATATTACCTGCAATGCCGGACCGACGAGGACGTGACCCAATGGCCGGACGACCGCTTCTGGGCGGAACTGAAGCGCCGCCTGCCGGAAGACGTGGCCGGCCATCTGGTGATGGGCCCCGCCATCGAGAAGAGCGTGGCGCCGCTGCGCAGCGTCGTTGCCGAGCCCCTGCGCCACGGCCGCCTGTTCCTGGCCGGCGACGCCGCCCACATCGTGCCGCCGACGGGGGCCAAGGGCCTCAACCTCGCCGCTTCCGACATCCACTACCTGTCACAGGGCCTGATCGCCTATTACCAAAACGGCGACGAAGCGGGGCTGACCGGCTATTCGCAAAGGGCGCTGCGGCGCATCTGGAAGGCCGAGCGCTTCTCGTGGTGGATGACCAACCTGCTGCACACCTTTCCCGACGACGATGGTTTCACCCGCGGCATCCGCCGCGCCGAACTCGACTACCTGGTGAATTCGAAAGCCGCGATGACGGTCTTGGCCGAGAACTACGTCGGGTTGCCCTACGAGTGA
- a CDS encoding TRAP transporter substrate-binding protein, which translates to MRKFSLLATGLVVAVGAALPARAADVTLTVHHFLSATSPAQASFMQPWADKVAKQSNGRIKVEIYPSMSMGGKPPELYRQVRDGAADIVWTLIGYTPGVFPRSEVYELPTVHGGSAEATNLAIQDTFKLVAEDFKDLKPLLVHVHAGNMIHTRDKAIKSVDDLRGLKLRTPSRTGAWLIESWGAEPVGMPVPALPEALSKGTVDGALVPFEIFLPLKLQDLTKHSVEGEDGSRFGTSVFLYAMNKARYDGLPADLKKVIDDNSGAAIAADVGKVWDEVEGPGEKAQEGKIIKLSATAKAAFDERGRTVEKRWIDEAKGFDGAALVAAAKAAVQKHAKR; encoded by the coding sequence ATGCGCAAGTTCAGCCTTCTGGCCACCGGTCTTGTCGTCGCGGTGGGGGCGGCCCTGCCGGCCCGCGCCGCCGACGTGACCCTGACGGTTCATCATTTCCTGAGCGCGACGTCGCCGGCCCAGGCGTCGTTCATGCAGCCGTGGGCGGATAAGGTCGCCAAGCAGTCGAACGGCCGCATCAAGGTCGAGATCTATCCTTCGATGTCGATGGGCGGCAAGCCGCCGGAGCTCTACCGGCAGGTGCGCGACGGCGCCGCCGACATCGTGTGGACGCTGATCGGCTACACACCGGGCGTCTTTCCGCGCTCCGAGGTCTACGAACTGCCGACCGTGCACGGCGGCAGCGCGGAAGCCACCAACCTCGCCATCCAGGACACCTTCAAGTTGGTCGCCGAGGACTTCAAGGACTTGAAGCCGCTGCTGGTGCACGTGCACGCCGGCAACATGATCCACACCCGCGACAAGGCCATCAAAAGCGTCGACGACCTGCGCGGCCTCAAGCTGCGCACGCCGTCGCGCACGGGGGCCTGGCTGATCGAAAGCTGGGGGGCGGAACCGGTCGGCATGCCGGTCCCGGCGCTGCCCGAGGCGCTTTCCAAGGGCACGGTGGATGGCGCCCTGGTGCCGTTCGAGATCTTCCTGCCGCTGAAGCTCCAGGATTTGACAAAGCATTCCGTCGAGGGCGAGGATGGATCCCGCTTCGGCACCTCGGTCTTCCTCTATGCCATGAACAAGGCGCGCTACGACGGCCTGCCCGCCGATCTCAAGAAGGTGATCGACGACAATTCGGGCGCCGCCATCGCCGCCGACGTCGGCAAGGTCTGGGACGAGGTCGAGGGGCCCGGCGAAAAGGCGCAGGAAGGCAAGATCATCAAGCTGTCGGCAACGGCCAAGGCGGCATTCGATGAGCGGGGCAGGACGGTCGAAAAGCGTTGGATCGACGAGGCCAAGGGCTTCGACGGCGCCGCGCTGGTCGCCGCCGCCAAGGCCGCCGTGCAGAAGCACGCCAAGCGCTAG
- a CDS encoding bacteriohemerythrin — MTYFEWKDGYSVGVASLDAQHKELIRLINRLHDADERGGDMGPVLEHLDWYVHHHFTFEEQLMKAADYDKLAEHQDAHQEFEKWLKASRQALAAGMDVQELTRVIADFLKVWLSKHILVVDMHYKALLTAHRSRHEALQVLTAELIRVLEDAHGSLAAEKFDRVLSLARDIQLCAQGPAEPGGPVKE, encoded by the coding sequence ATGACCTATTTCGAATGGAAAGACGGCTATAGCGTCGGCGTCGCCTCGCTCGACGCCCAGCACAAGGAACTGATCCGCCTCATCAACCGGCTGCACGACGCCGACGAGCGGGGCGGCGACATGGGGCCGGTGCTGGAGCACCTCGACTGGTATGTCCATCATCACTTCACCTTCGAGGAGCAGCTGATGAAGGCGGCCGACTACGACAAGCTGGCCGAGCACCAAGACGCCCACCAGGAGTTCGAGAAGTGGCTGAAGGCCAGCCGCCAGGCCCTGGCCGCCGGCATGGACGTGCAGGAGCTGACCCGCGTCATCGCCGACTTCCTCAAGGTGTGGCTCTCCAAGCACATCCTCGTCGTCGACATGCATTACAAGGCGTTGCTCACCGCCCACCGGAGCCGCCATGAGGCCCTGCAGGTGCTGACCGCCGAGCTCATCCGCGTGCTGGAAGACGCGCACGGCTCGCTCGCCGCCGAGAAGTTCGATCGCGTGCTGTCGCTTGCCCGCGACATCCAGCTGTGCGCCCAGGGACCGGCCGAACCCGGCGGTCCGGTTAAGGAATGA
- a CDS encoding TRAP transporter small permease: MHALVQRFVTWWALAAGVVLLLIVLVTTINVTAFSMDKIARLFDGGVSGLPGYEDFVDLAAGVAGLMLMPYCQLRRGHVAVDLFTAMAPRAVQKALDLVSLIAVAALTLFLAYWMAVGLAETRADGVLSPVLGWPVWPFYLPGVVSLLLWAAVAGMQAFARDADG; this comes from the coding sequence GTGCACGCCCTCGTTCAACGATTCGTCACCTGGTGGGCGCTGGCCGCCGGCGTCGTGCTGCTCCTCATCGTCCTGGTGACGACCATCAACGTCACCGCCTTTTCGATGGACAAGATCGCCCGGCTGTTCGACGGCGGGGTTTCGGGGCTGCCCGGCTACGAGGATTTCGTCGATCTCGCCGCCGGTGTTGCCGGGCTGATGCTGATGCCCTATTGCCAGCTCAGGCGCGGCCACGTCGCCGTCGATCTTTTCACCGCCATGGCGCCGCGCGCCGTGCAGAAGGCGCTCGACCTCGTTTCGCTCATCGCCGTCGCCGCGCTGACCCTGTTCCTCGCCTACTGGATGGCGGTCGGCCTCGCCGAGACGCGGGCCGACGGCGTGCTCTCCCCGGTGCTGGGCTGGCCGGTGTGGCCGTTCTACCTGCCCGGCGTCGTCTCTCTTCTGCTGTGGGCGGCGGTGGCCGGCATGCAGGCCTTCGCGAGGGACGCCGATGGGTGA